In Leishmania panamensis strain MHOM/PA/94/PSC-1 chromosome 6 sequence, the following proteins share a genomic window:
- a CDS encoding lanosterol synthase, putative (TriTrypDB/GeneDB-style sysID: LpmP.06.0620) encodes MDANNGHPTSARAAVSGSLTKPHDAHVNGLTSSEFERQSSSSAGTVADIAGFVSATLRDLYAHAVAITQPCAAEHARFVEYQRTLPVRTVVPEPPNTLRDYTRHQVWRIGRSCFLFFFFLFTWPVWLTLHLLLKLLDVHQRRVRLRYHRSWAHASVPHIRPNVHTPSSEFPLSAWHLRCEDGRQRWYFGEPLREGEAYNELALAQLSGLHTVNDYHELLLQRAKSDLGDDDQGVRSRSSSSCGTGVVSNRVPRLLDVLAEKCARRDFLEKYQLGLLPPSSPKPRTTSEAAMDDGIRFLLKLQDPFSGHWPNGYSGCLFLCAGFVITKYIVAGGETRRMFPPFSDHHHVKLASSSSDTKQRSSCGDYPERVLGVPAAENAGEERCQCGEAMRQELIRYIRNHQNLDGGWGQHTEGHSTMMGTVLNYVSLRLLGVPASDPQATCGRSWILAHGGATTTPMWGRVWLSILGVYSWDGVNPISPEMLLMPDWVPFSLGKMWCHSRVIAIPFSYFYGLRWSAPAFPTTLALRKELYTEPYATIPWRSFRGVVCELDVYSPTSPLFRVAMGLLDLYERHPIPFLRRYALEVSWRHMAYDDENTHFICLGPVNKWLNMLATWLREGEHSARFQEHFDRVSDYFYMGETGLSMSGYNGSQLWDTSFAVQAICACRREMMFPAEVELAHHYIDVAQVQEDPMAAPYFYRHRTKGAWNFSTRSQGWQVSDCTAEGLRALLLLPQYAFPMRRIFDGVDEVLSLRNSGLGGDGGWASYEPSRAPAYCELLDCSELFKDVMIDYSYVECSSSCIHTLSLFRERYPHYRRRDVDRAISEGIAYVLGQQQPDGGFYGSWAVCYTYAAWLVADALQASKELPEMASHPHCRRLIDFLLSHQAADGGWSEDISASARQTWVDSPDGSQVVNTAWAVMAIISAAGKAASTEPTRQRCIRRAVDRGVQLIMSRQLASGDWRQERISGVFNGNNPIHYPGYKNSMPVWALGKYNMWKREYAAIA; translated from the coding sequence ATGGACGCGAACAACGGGCACCCCACCTCAGCGAGGGCTGCCGTGTCGGGTTCGCTGACCAAGCCACACGATGCACACGTGAATGGCCTCACAAGCAGCGAATTCGAGAGGCAGAGCAGCTCATCAGCAGGCACCGTCGCGGACATCGCCGGCTTCGTTTCGGCCACCTTGCGCGACCTCTACGCGCACGCTGTCGCCATCACTCAGCCATGTGCGGCGGAACACGCACGGTTTGTTGAGTACCAGCGCACCCTGCCTGTGCGCACCGTCGTGCCGGAGCCGCCGAACACGCTGCGCGACTACACTCGGCATCAGGTGTGGCGCATCGGCCGCAGttgcttcctctttttcttttttctgttcACGTGGCCGGTCTGGCTCACGCTACACCTACTCCTGAAGCTGCTCGATGTCCATCAGCGTcgggtgcggctgcgatACCACCGCAGTTGGGCGCACGCGAGCGTGCCGCACATCCGCCCCAACGTGCACACGCCGTCGAGTGAGTTCCCGCTGAGCGCGTGGCACCTACGCTGCGAAGACGGGCGCCAGCGGTGGTACTTTGGTGAGCCACTGCGCGAAGGGGAGGCATACAATGAGCTCGCCTTGGCGCAGCTAAGTGGCCTGCACACCGTCAACGACTATcatgagctgctcctccagcgcgctAAATCGGACTTGGGTGACGACGACCAAGGGGTGCGCAGtaggagcagcagcagctgcggtacAGGCGTCGTCAGCAACCGTGTGCCCCGGCTGCTCGACGTCCTCGCGGAGAAATGCGCGCGGCGCGACTTTTTGGAGAAATACCAGCTtggcctcctccccccctcctccccgaAGCCGCGCACGACGTCGGAGGCGGCCATGGACGACGGGATCCGCTTCCTCCTCAAGCTGCAGGACCCCTTCTCGGGCCACTGGCCAAACGGCTACAGCGGCTGCCTGTTCCTCTGCGCTGGCTTTGTCATCACCAAGTACATCGTGGCAGGAGGGGAGACACGCCGCATGTTCCCACCCTTCTCCGACCATCACCACGTCAAGCTGGCTTctagcagcagcgacactaagcagcgcagcagctgtggcgacTACCCGGAGCGCGTCTTGGGTGTCCCAGCAGCCGAAAACGCCGGCGAGGAGAGGTGCCAGTGCGGCGAGGCCATGCGCCAGGAGCTGATCCGGTACATCCGCAATCATCAGAACCTTGATGGCGGGTGGGGGCAGCACACTGAGGGCCACAGCACGATGATGGGAACGGTGCTGAATTACGTCAGTTTACGCTTGCTGGGGGTACCAGCGAGTGACCCGCAGGCGACGTGCGGCCGCAGCTGGATCCTGgcgcacggcggcgccaccacaaCTCCGATGTGGGGCCGCGTGTGGCTGAGCATCCTCGGCGTGTACAGTTGGGACGGCGTGAACCCCATTTCGCCGGAGATGCTTTTAATGCCCGACTGGGTTCCCTTCTCGCTGGGCAAGATGTGGTGCCACAGCCGCGTGATCGCCATTCCCTTTTCATACTTCTACGGCCTGCGCTGGTCGGCGCCGGCGTTCCCGACAACGCTGGCACTGCGCAAGGAGCTTTACACAGAGCCGTACGCTACCATCCCTTGGCGTAGCTTCCGCGGTGTGGTGTGCGAGCTGGACGTGTACTCGCCGACCTCACCGCTATTCCGCGTCGCCATGGGCTTGCTCGACCTCTACGAGCGGCACCCCATTCCGTTCCTGCGGCGGTACGCGTTGGAAGTGAGTTGGCGCCACATGGCCTATGATGACGAGAACACGCACTTTATCTGTCTTGGCCCTGTCAATAAGTGGCTCAACATGCTTGCCACGTGGCTGCGCGAGGGCGAGCACAGCGCCCGCTTCCAGGAGCACTTCGATCGCGTGTCGGACTACTTCTACATGGGCGAAACAGGCTTATCCATGAGCGGGTACAACGGCTCACAGCTCTGGGATACGTCCTTCGCTGTGCAGGCGATCTGTGCATGCCGCCGCGAGATGATGTTcccggcggaggtggagctggcgcATCACTACATCGATGTTGCTCAAGTGCAGGAGGACCCAATGGCGGCCCCTTATTTCTACCGCCATCGCACGAAGGGCGCGTGGAACTTTTCTACGAGGTCGCAGGGGTGGCAGGTGTCGGACTGTACGGCGGAGGGGCTgcgggcgctgctgcttctgccgcaGTATGCGTTCCCAATGCGGCGCATCTTTGATGGCGTGGACGaggtgctgtcgctgcgtaACAGCGGTctcggtggcgatggcggatGGGCGTCCTATGAGCCGTCACGCGCTCCGGCGTACTGCGAGCTGCTCGACTGCTCTGAGCTCTTCAAGGACGTCATGATTGACTACAGCTACGtcgagtgcagcagcagctgcatccACACACTGTCGCTTTTCCGTGAGCGCTACCCGcactaccgccgccgtgACGTGGACCGCGCCATCAGCGAGGGTATCGCGTACGTACttggacagcagcagccggacGGCGGCTTTTACGGCAGCTGGGCTGTGTGCTACACGTACGCAGCGTGGCTCGTCGCCGATGCCCTGCAGGCGTCGAAGGAGCTGCCGGAGATGGCCTCACACCCGCACTGCAGGAGGCTCATAgattttcttctctctcaccaaGCCGCCGACGGTGGCTGGAGCGAGGACATCAGCGCATCCGCTCGGCAGACGTGGGTGGACAGCCCAGACGGAAGTCAAGTGGTGAACACCGCTTGGGCAGTCATGGCCATTATCAGCGCCGCGGGCAAGGCCGCGAGCACGGAGCCGACGCGCCAGCGCTGTATCCGCAGGGCTGTGGACCGTGGTGTGCAGCTGATCATGTCCCGTCAGCTTGCGAGCGGTGATTGGCGGCAGGAGCGCATTAGTGGCGTCTTCAACGGCAACAACCCAATCCACTACCCCGGCTACAAAAATTCGATGCCAGTGTGGGCTCTCGGCAAGTACAACATGTGGAAGCGTGAATATGCGGCTATCGCGTAG
- a CDS encoding hypothetical protein (TriTrypDB/GeneDB-style sysID: LpmP.06.0630), which produces MGCNSSKTRRERRRGSTETPEDAAPSELVGSVDPLEPVTVRVSEPVQPRAAVGTNVRGDEGEPESPAQQSAEASVAFVNAPNDSIYTAQSPLEFAANPQSDGGALVETDNVSKNPNVEPDQPASRTSSPKKPQPERDEASAGNQIHSEVESHHSAEKATADEWEVELSLPRSAPPLAQVQQPEAAPVPPLAATPALYDEEATTPLGMESIPEPTPKRQTPRSRPPSDIATRQHARAVASSNASAPRRYSRKSSVGGSSSGTVRPSGRSSQRAMLQPQAHNGRRPPVRQDCGAQAEAASFPQYASAAAPLSPTASLVSASATPVIREELIPNTEVSERMVADYHSPDANHDEVASLQGAGRLAYRESPADLRMSFLQRPPKPASQRWWRGFTSPIPYRRGYTNPTPGAGPQAHRPSTTYMPPPTAYIMRAPGAAPPRLSFDPSALAAMEAPNTRLVQAPILRLADTYTGTATSMSANSGGNEESIPTSQHSAATSMSAVSASRLSGSGADAYIYEGPEKFPPSYLSEPVYTPAAPAAGATGAAAAVTQPSLGAGFLHSHSSQRPRLANPAPRAQQQQRSSEGLYATEQPPQKHLFSRSGLRVRAAVNRAANHYGYDVDAVDAEGSCDTASELYVYS; this is translated from the coding sequence ATGGGCTGCAATAGTTCCAAgacgaggagggaaaggcggaGGGGGTCAACAGAGACTCCGGAAGACGCCGCGCCTTCGGAGCTGGTGGGCAGTGTTGACCCCTTAGAGCCCGTCACGGTGCGCGTGAGCGAGCCGGTGCAGCCGCGTGCCGCGGTGGGCACCAATGTCAGGGGGGATGAGGGGGAGCCGGAatcgccagcgcagcagtcggCTGAAGCTTCTGTTGCTTTCGTCAATGCGCCTAATGATTCGATTTACACAGCGCAGTCACCGTTAGAGTTCGCTGCGAATCCGCAGAGTGACGGTGGTGCTCTAGTGGAGACCGACAACGTCTCCAAGAACCCCAACGTGGAGCCGGACCAGCCTGCAAGCCGCACCTCGTCACCCAAGAAGCCGCAGCCCGAGCGAGACGAGGCGAGCGCCGGCAATCAGATCCACTCGGAAGTGGAGAGCCACCACAGtgcggagaaggcgacggcggaCGAGTGGGAGGTGGAGCTCTCGCTGCCCCGCTCAGCCCCGCCActggcgcaggtgcagcaACCGGAAGCCGCGCCCGTACCGCCACTGGCAGCGACACCAGCGCTgtacgacgaggaggcgacaaCGCCGCTCGGCATGGAGAGCATCCCGGAGCCGACACCAAAGCGCCAGACACCACGCTCGCGGCCGCCGTCAGATATCGCAACGCGTCAGCACGCgagggcggtggcgtcgtcgAATGCCTCCGCACCGCGCCGTTACTCTCGGAAGTCAAGCGTCGGGGGGTCTTCGTCTGGTACTGTGCGGCCGTCAGGGCGGTCATCGCAGCGCGCTATGCTTCAACCACAGGCGCATAACGGTCGGAGGCCGCCGGTTCGCCAGGACTGCGGCGCTCAAGCAGAGGCCGCGTCCTTTCCGCAGTacgcctctgctgcggcgccccTGTCGCCGACTGCGTCTTTGGTCTCGGCTTCAGCAACACCCGTCATTCGTGAAGAGTTGATACCGAATACCGAGGTGTCTGAACGCATGGTGGCAGACTACCACTCTCCCGACGCCAACCACGACGAGGTGGCGTCGCTACAGGGCGCGGGTCGGTTGGCCTACCGTGAGAGCCCGGCTGACCTGCGCATGTCATTCTTACAGCGGCCGCCTAAGCCGGCGTCTcaacggtggtggcgcgggtTTACCTCTCCTATCCCGTACCGTCGCGGCTACACGAACCCGACCCCTGGCGCCGGCCCTCAGGCGCACCGCCCATCAACGACGTACATGCCCCCGCCCACTGCGTACATCATGAGGGCtcccggcgctgcgccgccgcggctttCGTTCGACCCGTCGGCGCTTGCCGCCATGGAGGCGCCCAACACTAGGCTCGTCCAAGCCCCCATACTGCGCCTAGCCGACACCTACACGGGCACGGCGACGTCAATGTCTGCTAACAGTGGGGGCAATGAGGAGTCAATTCCCACGTCGCAGCACTCTGCGGCGACGTCGATGTCGGCGGTAAGCGCATCACGACTTTCAGGATCGGGGGCGGACGCGTACATCTATGAGGGGCCGGAGAAGTTTCCACCGTCATACCTATCTGAGCCCGTGTACACCCCCgccgcgccggcagcaggagcgactggtgctgcggcggcggtgacacaGCCATCGTTAGGCGCTGGCTTTTTGCACTCGCACAGCAGCCAGCGACCAAGGCTGGCCAACCCAGCACCtcgagcacagcagcagcagcgctcttcCGAAGGCCTTTATGCTACTGAGCAACCTCCGCAGAAACACCTGTTTAGTCGCTCAGGCCTGCGAGTGAGAGCCGCGGTAAATCGTGCGGCGAATCACTATGGCTACGACGTCGACGCCGTTGACGCGGAGGGCTCGTGCGACACGGCGTCAGAGCTGTATGTGTACAGCTAA
- a CDS encoding hypothetical protein (TriTrypDB/GeneDB-style sysID: LpmP.06.0640): protein MGGACSRSKTKSAKHNHDSATGADASRNNGGSPEAPVADAMPSASSNPQYPISDHNSEVDGLPRPLGAGSFTCSTSGEPRNSNTSGDLSKNSGFISTKAPSRESAAKANNVVTAMSSITPVSPSMKNGGASSSPVKGGPGYEAYFPPGHDTGMKLGAGKYTGVGESSLSGLSSSDMQSLASTPFYNAEMRKQLDQAPHRGTGLPLPNPMIFSDEDTSIVETGSSAFATPRELQKGSSSVAGFTDNASIISRGSMTSQQPHDYRYYNSSTVDANNFPVPSSVSRPPFVATVSLTPTAALLNNSQRQQFQQQPQAFFPTPSATRAARNARTNRQVPATFSFGGASTPLTRQSSIAGSDRFQTCRSYTEQGSSVAGYLPPSTPLGAPAEADARFSSGYPASNAGGVPSTGRPLYTCRSTYTPVTNSLLVPSPAAAASDPAHQMTLTYSHNRERLSTVPDVSLLPLFSPQRTSSGAAALNTQHAQQLYERRQASLCSGSMDVPASEAFSVPPSSREFLDAPSIAASASADWIDIDRGFTNTAAAANISHQSTATSLTGSVGAARKPGKGETSDVSSLEPNGSSFFDKAAAPSSLVDAPVLPKTRLPGEQEVKSAPAEAGGKAANQSDSNGSRSGARPRKPLYKRSDDFSPNPNPPLQTKLVISTGADAAVATTSKVHTSSLPTVAASTATLADNQGVNANLAFSSATSKTSAEEFGAADDSTATRGGRPTQPYIEAPLTPPGAAAAPAAAAAGDGNTVESLISPSASMESFAMVLLPHQRDYAVAASSRGSWELPQPQESNVTSRRGPLSSLGPGGAAPKKRSRRASAAFRSATAHKGKTNRAPATTATKGAGAAAGPASASALVPLIENPKPWVPGGAAMATPVATPKTARGMTHRSSLSRSGSTPKKSGSHTRAVTTPGHKGAGARPASGATVAAARRSRGGAANPGPGRKARRQTQASSSVSRPSATSVCNPKAKRTAKVEASPKQLPLAPPTDTLAPAAATDREPPDAEEAESIVEYALCIGDAMEREEVGVNPLPNNDDASISGLQRAAVAPFQRQLQPEHVSRPNDSVGVNDIEAGLLAQEHLPQLHDSSVEDADQPPLVGFRASPEVSNATAITSAAESAFLQPYTEAQLSAQSYLIASGLHDDDEHQHPISEDDRAAIAAASGEAVTRQTVYSSNSDEQGPYSVSTASGEEVAVVATSSSAMWNNAGSPITKYESTLPLAEEDVMPAGAVVSNGDAMCMAPADHSAEELSSRSVSSGSPTRTPRSCR from the coding sequence ATGGGCGGCGCCTGCTCGCGCTCAAAGACGAAGAGCGCAAAACATAACCACGACAGCGCGACCGGAGCGGACGCCAGCAGAAACAATGGCGGCTCACCCGAGGCCCCGGTTGCCGACGCCATGCCGAGCGCGAGCTCAAACCCTCAGTACCCCATTTCTGACCACAACTCAGAGGTCGATGGTTTACCGAGGCCGCTCGGTGCTGGCTCTTTCACCTGTTCTACCAGCGGTGAACCTCGGAACAGCAACACCAGCGGCGACCTCAGCAAGAACAGCGGCTTTATCTCAACGAAAGCACCATCCCGTGAAAGCGCCGCGAAGGCGAACAATGTGGTCACCGCCATGAGCTCCATCACACCAGTGTCCCCCTCGATGAAGAACGGCGGCGCATCTTCAAGCCCCGTGAAGGGAGGACCAGGCTACGAAGCCTACTTTCCTCCAGGCCACGACACAGGGATGAAGTTGGGCGCTGGCAAGTACACCGGCGTTGGCGAGTCCTCACTTTCAGGGCTGAGCTCGTCGGACATGCAGAGTCTCGCTTCCACGCCTTTTTACAATGCGGAGATGAGAAAACAACTCGACCAAGCCCCACACCGTGGCACaggactgccgctgccgaacCCAATGATATTCTCAGATGAAGACACGTCGATAGTGGAGACAGGGAGTTCGGCATTTGCCACGCCACGGGAGTTACAGAAGGGCtcgagcagcgtcgctggCTTCACTGACAACGCTTCCATCATCAGCCGTGGCAGCATGACAAgccagcagccgcacgaCTACAGGTACTACAACAGTAGCACGGTAGACGCGAATAACTTTCCGGTGCCCTCGTCTGTGTCGCGCCCACCGTTCGTGGCCACCGTGTCCCTcacgcccaccgccgccttgcTGAACAATAGCCAGCGTCAACAGTttcaacagcagccacaggcTTTCTTCCCCACTCCATCCGCTACCAGGGCTGCCAGGAATGCGCGCACGAACCGGCAGGTGCCGGCGACGTTCAGCTTTGGAGGCGCGAGCACGCCGCTCACTCGCCAGAGCTCAATTGCAGGGTCGGACCGTTTCCAAACGTGCCGTAGCTACACCGAGCAGGGCTCGTCAGTTGCCGGCTACCTGCCTCCCTCTACCCCCCTAGGTGCGCCCGCGGAGGCGGACGCGCGCTTCTCCAGCGGCTACCCTGCAAGCAACGCTGGCGGGGTCCCTTCGACGGGGCGGCCGCTCTACacgtgccgcagcacctacACACCGGTCACAAATTCGCTGTTGGTTCCTTCccctgcagccgccgcttcAGACCCTGCGCATCAGATGACGCTCACCTACAGCCACAACAGAGAACGTCTCTCCACAGTGCCGgacgtgtcgctgctgcccctgtTCTCCCCGCAGCGAACCTCGagtggcgccgcggcgctcaATACCCaacatgcgcagcagctgtacgaGAGGCGACAGGCAAGCCTCTGCTCCGGCAGCATGGACGTGCCTGCGTCTGAGGCCTTCTCGGTACCGCCGAGCTCCCGCGAATTCCTCGATGCCCCCTCCATCGCTGCATCGGCCTCGGCTGACTGGATCGACATTGACAGAGGCTTCACcaacaccgcagcggcggcgaacaTCTCCCACCAGAGCACTGCCACCTCGCTCACCGGCAGCGTTGGTGCTGCAAGGAAGccggggaagggggagaccAGCGatgtttcttctcttgagCCCAACGGCTCCAGCTTCTTCGacaaggcagcggcgccatcgtcgtTGGTGGACGCACCGGTGCTGCCCAAGACAAGGCTGCCAGGGGAGCAAGAGGTAAAGAGCGCGCCAGCTGAGGCCGGAGGGAAGGCTGCTAATCAAagcgacagcaacggcagTAGAAGCGGAGCGCGGCCGCGGAAGCCGCTCTACAAACGCAGCGACGACTTCTCGCCCAACCCAaacccgccgctgcagacaaAGCTCGTGATATCGACCGGAGCAGATGCCGCGGTTGCCACGACGAGCAAGGTGCACACCTCGTCACTGCCGACTGTCGCCGCGAGCACTGCCACCTTGGCTGACAACCAAGGTGTGAATGCTAACTTGGCATTCTCGTCTGCTACGAGCAAAACAAGCGCGGAAGAGttcggcgccgctgatgaCTCTACCGCCACAAGGGGGGGACGTCCAACTCAGCCATACATCGAGGCTCCTCTGACCCCtccaggtgctgctgctgctcctgctgctgctgctgcgggtgacGGCAATACCGTGGAGTCActcatctctccctctgcgaGCATGGAGTCGTTCGCCATGGTTCTCTTGCCGCACCAGCGCGACTACGCCGTGGCAGCTTCATCGCGCGGCTCATGGGAGCTACCGCAGCCGCAGGAGAGCAACGTCACTTCTCGCAGAGggccgctctcctcccttgGCCCAGGCGGTGCCGCTCCGAAGAAGCGATCAAGGAGGGCATCCGCCGCCTTCCGTAGTGCCACGGCCCATAAAGGGAAAACAAACCGCGCACCGGCTACTACAGCCACGAAgggtgccggcgctgctgctgggccggCGTCTGCGTCAGCATTGGTCCCGCTGATCGAGAACCCGAAGCCGTGGGTGCCGGGCGGTGCTGCGATGGCCACCCCAGTTGCCACACCCAAGACGGCTCGTGGAATGACCCACCGCTCGTCACtgagccgcagcggctcaACGCCGAAGAAAAGCGGCAGTCACACCCGTGCCGTCACAACCCCGGGCCACAAAGGAGCCGGTGCGCGGCCAGCCTCTGGGGCGacggtcgctgctgctcgtcgctcacgtggcggcgctgccaaTCCTGGCCCTGGGAGAaaagcgcggcggcagacTCAGGCGTCGAGCTCCGTCTCGCGCCCGTCGGCCACCAGTGTGTGCAACCCCAAAGCGAAGCGGACAGCAAAAGTTGAGGCTTCGCCAAAGCAGTTGCCTTTAGCGCCGCCAACGGACACCCTTGCGCCAGCAGCCGCCACTGATAGAGAACCACCAGATGCTGAGGAGGCCGAGTCCATTGTCGAGTACGCACTGTGTATTGGTGATgcaatggagagagaggaggtagGTGTTAACCCTCTGCCCAATAACGACGATGCGAGCATCAGCGGTCTgcagagagcggcagtggcccCTTTTCAACGACAGCTCCAGCCGGAGCATGTGAGCAGGCCGAATGATTCAGTAGGGGTGAATGACATCGAAGCTGGCCTCCTGGCACAAGAGCACCTGCCGCAGTTGCACGACAGCAGCGTAGAGGACGCTGATCAACCACCTCTCGTGGGCTTCCGAGCCTCGCCTGAGGTCTCCAACGCCACGGCCATCACATCTGCGGCAGAGAGCGCCTTCCTACAGCCTTACACGGAGGCACAGTTGTCGGCGCAGTCCTACCTGATCGCCTCTGGGCTGCACGATGATGACGAGCATCAACACCCGATCTCTGAGGACGACCGCGCCGCcattgccgccgcctccgggGAGGCTGTGACGCGCCAGACCGTATACTCCAGCAACAGTGACGAACAGGGGCCTTACTCGGTCTCCACAGCCTCtggtgaggaggtggcggtggtggcgacatCCAGTAGCGCTATGTGGAATAATGCCGGATCACCAATCACTAAGTACGAGTCCACATTACCTCtggcggaggaggatgtAATGCCCGCAGGAGCCGTCGTGAGCAACGGCGACGCCATGTGCATGGCACCTGCGGATCACTCAGCGGAGGAGCTATCCAGCCGCTCTGTCTCCTCCGGGTCTCCGACTCGCACGCCGCGGAGTTGCAGGTGA
- a CDS encoding hypothetical protein (TriTrypDB/GeneDB-style sysID: LpmP.06.0650), with the protein MGAKGSKTSSSSSAVLAATTTAGEKQDMAKRWDGSVGNVSDADLGVTPDVSLYSSISTPEENAAKRKAYAHLKSPYAKRRPGASAKVERGGVGDSSAATSFTPHMNLIEQIYNEDFDTIDHIQALRLPPVVARQLKSTVRDEAERRCAEVEKRMARCLQDKMWTSWKCQKERDTYYRCVEDTEQRNLRPDPVNPDWVDMLTSFRWKYNLGVFHGEIIGRNNIMREIWREHYPDRELPHPWVKDT; encoded by the coding sequence ATGGGCGCCAAGGGTTCGAAgacgtcgtcctcgtcgtctgccGTGCTGGCTGCCACGACCACTGCTGGCGAGAAGCAAGACATGGCCAAGAGGTGGGATGGCTCGGTAGGTAATGTTAGTGACGCCGACCTCGGTGTCACTCCCGATGTCTCGCTCTATTCAAGTATCAGCACGCCCGAGGAAAACGCGGCGAAGCGCAAGGCCTACGCGCACCTGAAGTCGCCATACGCGAAGCGCCGACCAGGAGCGTCAGcaaaggtggagagaggcggcgtcggtgacagcagtgcagcgacGTCCTTCACCCCTCACATGAACCTCATTGAACAGATCTACAACGAAGACTTCGATACGATCGACCACATCCAGGCCCTGCGCCTGCCGCCGGTAGTAGCGAGGCAGCTGAAGAGCACTGTCCGGGACGAGGCTGAACGCCGCTGTGCcgaagtggagaagagaatgGCGCGCTGCCTGCAGGACAAGATGTGGACCTCGTGGAAATGCCAGAAGGAGCGTGACACGTACTACCGCTGCGTTGAGGACACTGAACAGCGCAATCTGCGGCCCGACCCGGTGAATCCAGACTGGGTTGACATGCTCACATCCTTCCGTTGGAAGTATAACCTCGGCGTTTTCCATGGCGAGATTATCGGTCGCAATAACATTATGAGGGAGATTTGGCGTGAGCACTACCCAGATCGCGAGTTGCCGCATCCGTGGGTGAAGGACACATAA
- a CDS encoding hypothetical protein (TriTrypDB/GeneDB-style sysID: LpmP.06.0660) → MIRVFAKTVVPVMDIIELQGKIVITEEALSAARDAKERRRASRREPRRSGATNSGTALGEGTSGTDIGLLSLSTGSGSSSSCCSDSTSDEEDGECSAHATAGPSGDADFAIRRHGAADSLCGPASALRGPSSTTGASPAAPPRGPNSFFASRRATVVKVPLGHVVQDRLNGHRCTLCIDTLRVHGSRFSFKHPWLVLRECTPVRMRKLRRQMARTPVVRDDTHARELLTAGNGEGGGAPVAEPADDAASSSSVAPEVTMLFSEWLHQHPDMLSLNSLFLDDFDTGEKDDACARGPTSADPTCGASKSASSESTPRSVRGLKRPREAENVEDTALDCRSFSSHSPASTSNISSAATVYKNYEIVGVVRSAVLFNSKPERVFQ, encoded by the coding sequence ATGATCCGCGTCTTCGCGAAGACGGTCGTGCCAGTGATGGACATCATCGAGCTGCAGGGCAAGATCGTCATcacagaggaggcgctgagCGCCGCGCGAGATGCCAAGGAGCGTCGACGCGCGTCACGACGTGAGCCGCGCCGGAGCGGGGCGACCAACAGCGGCACTGCGTTAGGGGAGGGCACCAGCGGCACGGACATTGGacttctgtctctctccaccggcagcggcagcagcagcagttgtTGTAGTGACAGCACCAGTGACGAAGAGGATGGCGAGTGCAGCGCTCACGCCACGGCTGGCCCCAGCGGAGACGCAGACTTTGCGATACggcggcacggcgctgcagatTCACTATGTGGGCCTGCATCCGCGCTGCGTGGCCCGTCATCCACAACCGgcgcttctcctgctgctcctcctcgaggacCAAATTCATTCTTTGCTTCTCGTCGCGCCACTGTTGTGAAGGTGCCACTCGGCCACGTGGTGCAGGACCGCCTCAAtgggcaccgctgcacccTCTGCATCGACACGCTGCGGGTTCATGGCAGTCGGTTCAGCTTCAAGCACCCgtggctggtgctgcgggaGTGCACACCTGTTCGTATGCGAAAGCTGCGTCGGCAGATGGCTCGCACGCCGGTAGTGCGTgacgacacacacgctcggGAGTTGCTGACAGCGGGTAACGGGGAAGGTGGGGGTGCACCAGTCGCTGAGCCGGCGGATGACGCTGCATCATCGTCATCGGTAGCGCCGGAGGTGACGATGTTATTTTCCGAGTGGCTTCATCAGCACCCAGACATGCTCTCCCTCaactctcttttcctcgatGACTTCGATACCGGTGAAAAGGACGATGCGTGCGCACGTGGGCCGACTTCCGCGGACCCAACCTGTGGTGCGTCGAAATCGGCGTCTTCGGAGAGCACGCCTAGGAGTGTCAGGGGACTCAAGCGTCCTCGCGAGGCGGAGAACGTCGAGGATACCGCACTGGACTGCCGGTCGTTCTCATCTCATTCGCCAGCGAGCACCTCCAACATCtcttctgcagcgacggTCTACAAAAATTACGAAATTGTCGGTGTTgtgcgcagcgctgtccTGTTCAACTCGAAGCCGGAACGCGTCTTTCAGTGA